One Terriglobia bacterium DNA window includes the following coding sequences:
- a CDS encoding FKBP-type peptidyl-prolyl cis-trans isomerase: MTKTKSGLQYSDEKVGTGDTAMKGNTVQVHYTGWLYVNGKRGAKFDSSV; the protein is encoded by the coding sequence ATGACAAAAACAAAAAGCGGGCTGCAATATAGTGACGAAAAAGTCGGTACCGGTGATACGGCTATGAAAGGAAATACGGTTCAGGTCCATTACACCGGCTGGCTTTATGTGAACGGAAAGCGCGGAGCAAAATTCGACAGCTCGGT